A DNA window from Thiobacillus denitrificans ATCC 25259 contains the following coding sequences:
- a CDS encoding 3'-5' exonuclease: MNWLAPRFGRKPELSPQQAARLAAWRALPSPRHDLPLDEGRCVVVDVETSGLDPRRDRLIAIGAVAVSRGKVQLGDSLEIVLQQDTVSEKGNILIHGIGGTAQRAGVPPADALLAFLEYLGKDPLVAFHVAFDAPMIRRAMKAFLGLDFSHAWADLAYVAPALYPRLARRRRSLDDWMSEFKIGNYARHNALADALSTAQLLLALRKALDARGSASFAGLKDLEYTQRRQSGF, encoded by the coding sequence ATGAACTGGCTGGCGCCTCGCTTCGGCAGAAAACCGGAACTCTCGCCGCAGCAGGCCGCGCGTCTGGCCGCCTGGCGCGCGCTGCCGTCGCCGCGCCACGATCTGCCCCTCGACGAGGGCCGCTGCGTGGTGGTCGACGTCGAAACGAGCGGACTCGACCCTCGCCGCGATCGCCTGATCGCGATCGGCGCGGTCGCCGTCTCCCGAGGCAAGGTGCAGCTCGGCGACAGCCTCGAAATCGTGCTGCAACAGGACACCGTCAGCGAGAAGGGCAACATCCTGATCCACGGCATCGGCGGCACGGCGCAGCGCGCGGGCGTGCCGCCCGCCGACGCCTTGCTCGCCTTTCTCGAATACCTCGGCAAGGACCCGCTCGTCGCCTTCCATGTCGCCTTCGACGCGCCGATGATCCGCCGTGCGATGAAAGCCTTTCTCGGGCTCGATTTCAGCCACGCCTGGGCCGACCTGGCCTACGTTGCGCCGGCGCTCTACCCGCGGCTCGCCCGGCGGCGCCGCAGTCTCGACGACTGGATGAGCGAATTCAAAATCGGCAACTACGCGCGCCATAACGCGCTGGCCGACGCCCTCTCCACCGCGCAGTTGCTGCTCGCCCTGCGCAAGGCGCTCGATGCCCGCGGAAGCGCGAGCTTTGCCGGCCTCAAGGACCTCGAGTACACGCAGCGCCGCCAGTCCGGTTTC
- a CDS encoding DUF294 nucleotidyltransferase-like domain-containing protein, protein MSEAVNSLVQATVDHLAQFAPFDQMAREHLLWMARRLSLGYFAQGEVILAPEQVAPLQFFVIKQGVVQGEQGRAQTTDGAPWLELREGECFPLGALLAERPVTSVYRAGSDAFCYQLAAADFLQLTQLSEPFKDFCTRRIANLLEHSLRRIHAGYSRASAEQQSMSSRLAAIVRREPVTCSPQSSVRQALQSMKTQGVGAMVAVENGVPRGILTLHDVLDRVALAGADLERPVIDIMSTQLTTLPPHALAHDAALTMAKEGIRHVLVTDNGRLTGVVSEKDLFSLQRVGLSEISTAIRHAPDLDLLKQSARDIQQLSRNMLAQGIAAEQLTQIITTLNDLLTTRVIELELQESPARDIEFCWLALGSEGRFEQTLNTDQDNGIIFAPKAGESPTAQREALLPFAKRVNLALAECGFPLCGGEVMASNPKWCLSLEEWQDTFDRWIYHGAPMDLLHATIFFDFRPLYGAVGLGVELRDWLRAAAPKNSRFLHQLAVNALRNRPPLGVVRDFVTGDDHAVDLKLNGITPFVDAARIFSLAIGGTQTNTLERLREIAAPLKLASRDVDAYCEAFLFIQLLRLRLHHGQSEQGASLGNRVDPDTLNNLDSRILKEAFRQARKLQTKLGLHYQV, encoded by the coding sequence ATGTCAGAGGCTGTCAATTCGCTGGTCCAGGCGACCGTCGACCACCTCGCTCAGTTCGCCCCCTTCGATCAGATGGCACGCGAGCACCTGCTCTGGATGGCCCGGCGATTGTCGCTCGGCTATTTCGCCCAGGGCGAGGTCATTCTTGCGCCCGAGCAGGTCGCGCCGCTGCAGTTTTTCGTGATCAAGCAGGGGGTCGTGCAAGGTGAACAGGGCCGCGCGCAAACTACGGACGGCGCGCCCTGGCTCGAGCTGCGCGAAGGCGAATGTTTCCCGCTCGGCGCGCTACTCGCCGAGCGCCCGGTCACGAGCGTCTACCGCGCCGGCAGCGACGCCTTCTGCTACCAGCTCGCGGCAGCGGATTTCCTGCAGTTGACGCAGCTGAGCGAGCCCTTCAAGGATTTTTGTACGCGGCGGATCGCCAATCTGCTCGAGCATTCGCTGCGCCGGATTCACGCCGGCTACTCGAGGGCAAGCGCCGAGCAGCAGTCGATGAGCAGCCGCCTCGCGGCCATCGTGCGCCGCGAGCCCGTGACCTGCTCGCCGCAAAGCTCGGTGCGGCAGGCCTTGCAGTCGATGAAGACACAGGGCGTCGGGGCGATGGTCGCCGTCGAAAATGGCGTCCCGCGAGGCATCCTCACGCTTCACGACGTGTTGGACCGCGTCGCGCTCGCGGGCGCCGACCTCGAACGGCCCGTGATCGACATCATGAGCACGCAACTCACCACGCTGCCGCCGCACGCGCTTGCCCACGATGCGGCGCTGACCATGGCCAAGGAGGGCATCCGCCACGTTCTCGTGACCGACAACGGCCGCCTCACCGGCGTGGTCTCGGAAAAGGATCTGTTCAGCCTGCAACGCGTTGGGCTCAGCGAAATCAGCACGGCGATCCGTCACGCGCCCGATCTCGATCTGCTCAAGCAGAGCGCTCGCGACATCCAGCAGCTCTCGCGCAACATGCTCGCGCAGGGCATCGCAGCCGAGCAGTTGACGCAGATCATCACCACGCTCAACGACCTGCTGACGACGCGTGTCATCGAGCTCGAATTGCAGGAGAGTCCCGCCCGCGACATCGAATTCTGCTGGCTAGCGCTGGGCTCCGAGGGGCGCTTCGAGCAGACGCTGAACACCGATCAGGACAACGGCATCATCTTCGCGCCGAAGGCGGGCGAGTCGCCCACCGCGCAGCGCGAGGCGCTATTGCCCTTCGCCAAACGCGTCAACCTCGCGCTCGCCGAATGCGGGTTTCCGCTCTGCGGCGGCGAGGTCATGGCGTCGAATCCGAAGTGGTGCCTTTCGCTCGAGGAATGGCAGGACACCTTCGACCGCTGGATCTATCACGGCGCGCCGATGGACCTGCTGCATGCGACGATCTTCTTCGATTTCCGTCCGCTCTACGGTGCGGTCGGTCTCGGCGTCGAATTGCGCGACTGGCTGCGCGCCGCCGCACCGAAGAACTCGCGCTTCCTGCACCAGCTTGCGGTCAACGCCCTGCGCAACCGCCCGCCGCTCGGGGTCGTGCGCGACTTCGTCACCGGCGACGATCACGCGGTCGACCTCAAGCTCAACGGCATCACCCCCTTCGTCGACGCTGCGCGCATCTTCAGTCTCGCGATCGGCGGCACGCAGACCAACACGCTCGAGCGCCTGCGCGAGATCGCGGCGCCGCTGAAGCTTGCCAGCCGCGATGTCGACGCCTACTGCGAGGCCTTCCTCTTCATCCAGCTGTTGCGCCTGCGCCTTCACCACGGACAAAGCGAACAGGGTGCGTCGCTCGGCAACCGGGTCGACCCCGACACGCTCAACAATCTCGACAGCCGCATCCTCAAGGAAGCCTTCCGCCAGGCGCGCAAGCTGCAGACCAAGCTCGGCCTGCACTACCAGGTATGA